GCTGAATCTTTAGACAGAAATCCTATTCACATTAATGGAGCCTTATTAAAAAAACCTGAAGAGAAATTAAGTGAAGACCATAAACATAAGCTCGAATCTTTTAAGCTAAATAGAGAGATAAAAGAGTTAAAAGATGAAATTCTAAAATTAGAAAGATTAGAAGCTGAAAAATCTTTGAAAAAAGATGCGATTAAAGAGATTAATTTAGAGTTAAATAGTTTTAGTGATAGTAAATACCAAGATATTTTAGACACTCATGAGAAGTTAGAAGGAATAAATGTGCAGATCTTAAAAGTAGAATATGAGCTTTTAAGCAGTTTTAATATGGAGAAAAATAGATTAGATTCTTTAAATATATTATTGAAAAATTTAAACAGTGATAAACTTAATTTAGAAAAGTATTTGGATCNNNNNNNNNNNNNNNNNNNNNNNNNNNNNNNNNNNNNNNNNNNNNNNNNNNNNNNNNNNNNNNNNNNNNNNNNNNNNNNNNNNNNNNNNNNNNNNNNNNNTTAGAAGGAATAAATGTGCAGATCTTAAAAGTTGAACATGAGCTTTTAAGCAGTTTTAATATGGAAAAAAATAGATTAGATTCTTTAAATCTATTATTGAAAAATTTAAACAATGATAAACTTAATTTAGAAAAGTATTTGGATCAATTTGAAGAAACAATACAAGAGAATGAATTTAAAGTTTATGCAGAAGAAAAATTAAAAAATAGTTTCAATACTATGTTTAATATATTTAATCAAAGTAACTATGAAATAAAAAAAGCTGAAAAGATCTTAAAAAATATTCCAAGACAGTTGGAAAACTTAGAAACTACAAGTTTAAATATTCTGACTAAAGGGAAGTATTGCAAATTAAAAAAACAGTTAGATTATCACAACTTAAAATTAAGAGAATACGAAATAACTTATAATCATAAAATTGGTAATGAAAATGAGTTAAATTTCTTTAAAAAAGAAATTGAGAGATTAAACGAGTCAAATAAAGTTATTTTATCTCAAATTGAGAAAATAAAAAGCGATTATTCCACTCCTGAAATGAAAAATAAAAAGATTAGAATTGAAAAAAGTATAGAGTCAAAATTNNNNNNNNNNNNNNNNNNNNNNNNNNNNNNNNNNNNNNNNNNNNNNNNNNNNNNNNNNNNNNNNNNNNNNNNNNNNNNNNNNNNNNNNNNNNNNNNNNNNATTAGAATTGAAAAAAGTATAGAGTCAAAATTACTAAAAGAAAAAGAGTTGCAAGAATCTATCCTATTGGATAGACAAATAACAGCTCTTACGCTTCGTAAAAAGCTCGTTAAGGTCGATGACAACGTTTTTGAGTGCTATTCTATCCAAAGTTGAATCGGAAAATCTTAAATCAAGTTTAAAAGAGTTGAAGTCATCTGAGATTTATAATTATTTTAAAAATATGAAATTTGAAGATATAGAACGACTAGCTTTAAACAGTTTAAGTAAGGGAAGATACTTTAAAGCTATGAAAGAATATGGAGTTTTAGATAAAAAAAGAATTGAGTTAAAAATAGAAAAAGATTCATATACAACACTATCTAAAAAGTTATTATATTTAGGGGCTTTGTCTAAAGTAAATAGAGAACTTAAAAGTGTTAATGAGTCTCTTTTAAGATTAGAAAAAGAGTTTAAAGAGATCCAAACATCAATTGGTGATAAAAAACTTCATGAAGAAATTTCTAGAGTCAATAACTTAAGAAATAGTATTGCTGATAGGTACTCTAAACAAAGTGATATGTTTAAAGAAAAATCTAAGCTTAATGAATTTTTTATTAAAGAGACAAATAAACTAAAAAAATATTTAGATTCTGAAAAAGATATATCTAATAGATTTACTAAAACATCTTTAAAAACAAATTATATTAATTTAAGAGGAAAAATTTTAGGTAACTATTTAGTTGATTTTGAAATAGAGAAAAAGAAAAGAAAAAGTTTTGAAATGGATTTTTAAAATATATAAAAATAAATCCACCTCAGAATAAATATGCTTAGAGGTGGATTTAAAATTAGTTTTATTTTATAATTAATTTATTTTCATCATATTCATAATTTTTAAAATTAACTTTATAGAAAGTTGCATAAATAACCGGAATAACTCCTAGAGCTAAAACTGTGTCTGTTGCTAAACCAAAGATTAATACAACGGCTAATGGTTGAAAAAGTGGACCTCCAAAAAAGTACAGAGGCATAAGCCCAACTAAAGTAGTTGCAACAGTTAGGAATATAGGTCTAAGTCTAGATTGACATCCAAATACGATTGCATCTTGATCACTTCTTTTTAACTCTTCTTTTTCAATTGTCATTTTATCAACTAAAATAATTGCATGATTTAAAACGACCCCAGCTAAGGATATAATTCCAATCATAGCCATAAATCCTAGTTGCGTATTTGTAATTAGAAGACCAATAGCAATTCCTAAAAGAGATAATGGAATAACAAGCATTATAGTTAATCCTTTTTTCATAGAATTAAATTGTCCTACAACTAAAACAAACATCATAAGTATCGCAAAAGGAACTTGTGCAAATAATGCATCTTGATTTTCTTTAGATGTTTTCATTATTCCAGATGGATAATACTTTATATTAGGACCCCATTCTTTTAGTTTTTCTTTTAGCCATGGTTCTACGAGTTTATTAACCTCTAAAGGGGTAGTATCATCTTTAACAGCTGCATCAATTTCGATAGAGTAAGCCATATTTCTTGTAGAAATATAATTTTGTCTAAAATCTAATTTTATATTAGCAATCTGTTTTAAAGGAACAGCTTTTCCAGAAGAGTTTATTAACTCAATAGATTCAATAGATTTAATATCATTTTTATAAGTATTTTTTCCTCTTAATACAACAGGAATGATTGTACTTTGAGGAGGAGCATTGAAATCTCTAAAAACAGTAGCATTATAACCTTGTAGAACAAATTGTAAATCTTTTCCAATTGTATCGTTATTAAATCCAGCTGCTTGAGCTTTTTCTTGATTTATTTCTATACTAATATCAGGTACTTCATTACCCCAAGCATCTGAGATAGAGTATGCACCAGGAGTATTATTAAGTTTATTTTTAAGTTCGTTAGCACATTTTTTAAGAAGTGTAATATCATTTGATGTTAAAACATATCCTAAATCTTTTTCTAAAGTAACTCCACTTCCTAAACCTTTGGTAACAATATCAATACTTGGATATTTATTTTTTAAGTAAGTGTTTATTTCAGTACTTATTTTAGGAATTAGAGTATAATCAGTTAAATTATACATTATATAAGCATATTCAGTTAAACGAGTTTCAGGAGTATATCCTGTAGAGAATCTTGGAGCTCCACCTCCTATAAAAGACCCCCAACTTAAAACTCCAGGTTTTTTATAAACTAAAGTTGTTCCACCAGTTGTTATGTAGTCCCAAAGTGTTGGAGGTAGTGGTTCTTGATCTCCAGTCGAATAATTTTTAGATATAAAATTATTGGCATCTTTAACCACTTCTCTTGTAAAGTTTATGTCAGTACCTTTAGGTAATCTTATGTATGTTGACATAACAGGGTCAGTTGAAGCTGGCATAAAATTGTTTGGAACAAGCCCAAGTAGCCAAAGTCCTAAAATAAATGAAATAGCAGTTCCAATAAGAGTTATCTTTTTATTTTTTAGAACTGTTAAAAGAATATTTCTATATATTAGATATGGTTTACTATTTAAGTCTTGTTTTTCTCCAGCTTTTATTTTAATAAAATCATAGCAAAGCAATGGAATCAAAGTTTGATTTATAAGCCATGATCCAATTAAAGCTAACATAACAACTATTGTTAATGGTCCAACATATTGTCCCATGTCCTCTTTATTCAAAATAATAGGAGAAAATGCCATTATTGTTGTTATAGAACTTACAAGTAAAGGAATAGCAAGAGTTTTAGCAGATTCTAAGCAAGCTTCCATTCTTCCTTTTCCATTTTCTAAAAGAACAATAATATTTTCAGACATAACAACAGCATTATCTACTAACATTCCAAGAGCAATTATAAGACCAGCCAAGGTAATTTGATTAATACCATAATCCATATAGTATAAACCAATTAAAGTAAATGCGATTGATGTTGGAGTAAGAGCAGCAACTATAAGACCAGATCTAATTCCTAAAAATGCTAGCATAACAAGAACTATTGTAATTACAGCTTGAAAAAGATTAGCAATAAAAGAGGTAACTTTTACTTGCACTAAATCAGGTTGATAATAAATTTCACCTATTTCTAAACCTATAGGAAGATTTTTTTTGAACTCTTTTAAAGTATTTTGAATTCCATTACTCATAACTAAAATATCTTCACCAGATCCTAAAGAAACTCCCAAAGTAATTGCATTATTCCCATTGAAATCTATTGAATATGGTGATGGTTCTTGATATCCTTTATAGATATTAGCAATTTCTTTAAGGTAAATACTTTCTTTTCCATCATTACTTGTAATAACGGTATTTTTAATATCTTCTATACTTTCAAAATTACCAGTTGGATTTATTTTTAATCTATCTTCATTGATAACAATATCCCCACCCTTGATAATAATATTAGAATTATTTAAAGTTGTAAGAATAGTTTGTAAGGTAATTCCAGTTTGTGAAAGGAGTTTATTGTCGATATCAACATATATAGTTTGACTTTGAACTCCACTTATATCAATTCTTCCAATTTGTGGAACAGCAAATAAAAGTGTTTCTTTTAATTTTGTTGCAGTTTCATAAAGCTCTTCATATGTATACCCATCTCCACCCAATGCTAAAAGAGTTCCATACACATCACCAAAATATGTATTTATTTGTGGTGTTTGGACTCCAGTTGGCAAATAAGGAACAACGAAAGTATTAATTCTATCTCTTAACTCTTGCCAAACAGGCTGTAAATCTTTATATTCACTTTTTATATTTACATATACATTTGATTGTCCATCAACATTTTTGGATTCGACATAGTCAAGAGCATCCATATTTTGAACTTGATCAGCAATTCTCTTACTAACTAAATCACCAACTTGTTTCGCGTTTGCTCCAGGCCAATTAGTTGTAATTAATGCTACTTTAATTGTGAAACCAGGATCTTCAGCTTTTTCTGACTTATCGTAAGATACGTATCCAACTATTAAAAGAAGAATAAATAATAGATAAGCTGTAACTTTGTTCTTTATAGTTAATTCTGTTAAACTCATATTACATCTCACCTTTTATTAAAGAAACTTTTTGGTTTTCTAACACTTGATTACTTCCTTTTGTTATTACAAAGTCCCCGTGACTTAAGCCAGATGTTATAATAATTCCATTTGATGTTGGAGTATTTAAAACTTCTACTTTTTGTTTTTTAGAAATACCAATATTATTTACAATATCTGTAACAACATAAACATATTTTTCGTTACTAGGGCCTGTAATGATAGAACTTAAAGGAAGAGAGATTATATTTTCATCCTCCTCTAATGTATTTAAAGATATATTAGCAATCATTCCAACTTTTATATCTGAGGAATTAGCATCGTTTAATTTAGCTTTAACAGGGTATGTACTTCCATAACCAGTTGAAAGAGTTCCAATATTAGTTATAACTCCATCTATTTTTTTATTATTTAGAGATGATATAGTAATATTAACAATTTGTCCTTGTTTTAATTTCCCAACGATAGATTGTGAAACATTAAATTCAACACTTCTATCACCATCACTATTTAAGATAAAAATAGTAGTCTCAGGACTAACAATTTGATTAACTTCACTTTTAACTTGTCCAATAGTTCCATTTTCTGGTGCTTTTAATTGTGTGTAACTAAGTTTTAACTTAGCTAAATTTAAAGCTTCTTTTAAGGCATTTACAGTAGAAAAAGCAGATTTATATTGAGCTATAGCGCTATCATAAGATGCTTTAGAAATACTATTTTCCAAATAAAGAATCTGAGACCTTTTATAATTAGCTTCTGTTTCTGCAAAAGAAGCTTGTCCTTTGGCTAAATCTGCTAAAGCTTTTTCGTAGTTTAGCACATACTCAGTATTATCTAATGTTGCTAAAATTTCACCTTTTTTTACAGTATCTCCTAAATCAGCAATTCTTTTATTTATAGTTCCAGAAACTCTAAAACTTAGATTTGACAGAGCTTCTGATCTAATAGTTCCAGAGTATGTTCTTTTAACTGAATTTTCTTTCGAACCTACAACTTCATAAACAACTGGTTTTATATTTTCATTTTTATTATTACTTTCTTTTTTACCACAAGCTAAAACTGATAGTGTTAGTAAAAAAATTAAAAATTTATTTTTCAATGTGAGCCTCCTATTTTTCTAGTACTTCGTTTAAATTATTTAATATTTGTAATTTTTCATCAGAAGTCATTGTAATTGACGATTTACCATAAAGATTTTCTAATTTTAATGCTGAATTAATTAGATTAAAATTTTGAATAACATTATTTAATTCTTGAGAAAGTGCATTATTTTGTGCCGAAAGTAAATCTGTAACAGTAATTGTACCTTCAGAGTAAAGATTTCGTACTATATCTAAATTTTTCTTAGCTACAGTTGCAGAAGTTGAAGTTGAATAATTTTGAACATAATTACTTAAAAGTTCAGTATAAGTTTGTAAAACTTGCTGAACTAAATTATTTTTTGAATCTGCCCAAGAATATTCTAAAGATTGAATTTCACTTTCTAT
The Cetobacterium somerae ATCC BAA-474 DNA segment above includes these coding regions:
- a CDS encoding efflux RND transporter permease subunit; translation: MSLTELTIKNKVTAYLLFILLLIVGYVSYDKSEKAEDPGFTIKVALITTNWPGANAKQVGDLVSKRIADQVQNMDALDYVESKNVDGQSNVYVNIKSEYKDLQPVWQELRDRINTFVVPYLPTGVQTPQINTYFGDVYGTLLALGGDGYTYEELYETATKLKETLLFAVPQIGRIDISGVQSQTIYVDIDNKLLSQTGITLQTILTTLNNSNIIIKGGDIVINEDRLKINPTGNFESIEDIKNTVITSNDGKESIYLKEIANIYKGYQEPSPYSIDFNGNNAITLGVSLGSGEDILVMSNGIQNTLKEFKKNLPIGLEIGEIYYQPDLVQVKVTSFIANLFQAVITIVLVMLAFLGIRSGLIVAALTPTSIAFTLIGLYYMDYGINQITLAGLIIALGMLVDNAVVMSENIIVLLENGKGRMEACLESAKTLAIPLLVSSITTIMAFSPIILNKEDMGQYVGPLTIVVMLALIGSWLINQTLIPLLCYDFIKIKAGEKQDLNSKPYLIYRNILLTVLKNKKITLIGTAISFILGLWLLGLVPNNFMPASTDPVMSTYIRLPKGTDINFTREVVKDANNFISKNYSTGDQEPLPPTLWDYITTGGTTLVYKKPGVLSWGSFIGGGAPRFSTGYTPETRLTEYAYIMYNLTDYTLIPKISTEINTYLKNKYPSIDIVTKGLGSGVTLEKDLGYVLTSNDITLLKKCANELKNKLNNTPGAYSISDAWGNEVPDISIEINQEKAQAAGFNNDTIGKDLQFVLQGYNATVFRDFNAPPQSTIIPVVLRGKNTYKNDIKSIESIELINSSGKAVPLKQIANIKLDFRQNYISTRNMAYSIEIDAAVKDDTTPLEVNKLVEPWLKEKLKEWGPNIKYYPSGIMKTSKENQDALFAQVPFAILMMFVLVVGQFNSMKKGLTIMLVIPLSLLGIAIGLLITNTQLGFMAMIGIISLAGVVLNHAIILVDKMTIEKEELKRSDQDAIVFGCQSRLRPIFLTVATTLVGLMPLYFFGGPLFQPLAVVLIFGLATDTVLALGVIPVIYATFYKVNFKNYEYDENKLIIK
- a CDS encoding efflux RND transporter periplasmic adaptor subunit; the encoded protein is MKNKFLIFLLTLSVLACGKKESNNKNENIKPVVYEVVGSKENSVKRTYSGTIRSEALSNLSFRVSGTINKRIADLGDTVKKGEILATLDNTEYVLNYEKALADLAKGQASFAETEANYKRSQILYLENSISKASYDSAIAQYKSAFSTVNALKEALNLAKLKLSYTQLKAPENGTIGQVKSEVNQIVSPETTIFILNSDGDRSVEFNVSQSIVGKLKQGQIVNITISSLNNKKIDGVITNIGTLSTGYGSTYPVKAKLNDANSSDIKVGMIANISLNTLEEDENIISLPLSSIITGPSNEKYVYVVTDIVNNIGISKKQKVEVLNTPTSNGIIITSGLSHGDFVITKGSNQVLENQKVSLIKGEM